One segment of Takifugu rubripes unplaced genomic scaffold, fTakRub1.2, whole genome shotgun sequence DNA contains the following:
- the LOC115248359 gene encoding cytoskeleton-associated protein 5-like isoform X7, with amino-acid sequence MGDDSEWMKLPVDQKCEHKVWKARLNGYEEALKLFQRIGDEKSPEWGKYLGLIKKFVTDSNAVAQLKGLEAALAFVENAHVAGRTTGDVVSGVVTKVFNQPKARAKELGMDICLMYIEIEKAEVVQDELLKGLDNKNPKIVVSCIETIRKALGEYGSKIVTLKPVVKVLPKQFESREKAVRDEAKLLAVEIYRWIRDALRPSLQNINSVQLKELEEEWVKLPQTPPKQTRFLRSQQDLKAKFEQQQAQGGDQSDGEDEMEAAAAVDPYELLEAVEILSKLPKDFYEKIEAKKWQERKEALEAVEALAKNPKLEGGDYGDLVRALKKVVGKDANVMLVTVAAKCLAGLAAGLRKKFGTYAGQVVPTILEKFKEKKPQVVQALQEAIDAIFLTTTLQNLSEDILAVMDNKNPSIKQQASLFLARSFRHCTQSSLPKGLLKPLCAALIKQVNDSASEVRDAAFEALGTAMKVVGEKAVNPFLADLDKLKLDKIKECAEKVELPGGKKAASAGGGDRKMASKAPPPAAEAPPKSSVPSKKPQSASSKPSAGPAKKSKAASASAGKPKKGSDSKEETELAPEVCEELAAAVLPASCLQQLDSANWKERLASMEEFQKAVETMDAGAMPCQALVKMLAKKPGWKETNFQVMQLKLRVVALVAQRGQFSKTSASLVLEGLVDKVGDVKCGGNAKEGLTAIGEACSLPWTAEQVVSLAFAQKNPKNQAETLTWLANAMKEFGFAGINMKPFLNNVKTALGATNPAVRTAAISLLGVMYLYMGAPLRVFFEDEKSALLSQIDAEFEKIQGQAPPAPVRFTRKAVSEEEAGEVEEQEEGGGGGGGGQDIMDMLPRTDVGEKITSELVSKIEDKNWKIRKEGLDEVVAIISEAKFITANIGELPMALKGRLGDSNKILVQQTLTILQQLAAAMGPGLKQHVKALGIPVITVLGDSKANVRAAAMATLQVWVQHTGMKDWLEGEDLSEELKRENPFLRQEVLGWLAEKLPTLRAAPGDLMLCVPQLYACLEDRNGDVRKKAQDALPTFMMHLGYDKMAKATGKLKTASKDQVVAMLEKARAVMPAKPAAPAKAGGAKGPAEPSRAASASRSQAAAEDTDSKPDVKKVRGGGGGPAARKGTAGKKPAAKNLNEEDRSGPIFTLIPNAKEQRIKEEKQLKILKWNFMTPRDEYVEQLKAQMSTCFAKWLQDELFHLDFQRHVKAIGLMIERLESESEATISCLDLILKWFTLRFFDTNTTVLMKVLEYLKLLFAMLTRENYHLTEYEANSFLPYLLLKVGESKDVVRKDVRAILTMLCKVYPASKVFPFLMDGTKSKNSKQRAECLEELGCLIEGYGMNVCQPTPAKCLKEIAVHIGDRDTSVRNAALNTVVAVYNVCGDQVYKLIGNLSEKDMSMLEERIKRSAKKTPAAPAKQSATERPQREHPANPNATFLRKPQQEEPNKLNQARQNAERESSHPSIPKEFQLDLDMIEMDQSRVCELPDLVQHKLDELLEPIMIPEPKMRSVSPHFDELHNSTASTINFVISQVASGDINTSIQALAQIDEVLRQEDKAEVMSGHIDQFLIATFMQLRLIYSTHMADERLDKSDIIKLYSCIIGNMLSLFSMEALAREASMGVLKDLMHGLITLMLDGRVEDIKDGQQVIRSVNLLVIRVLEKSDQTNMMSALLILLQDSLITTAGSPMFSELVMKCLWRMIRFLPTTIDSINLDRILLDVHNFMKVFPKEKLKQLKSDVPHRTLKTLLHTLCKLTGAKILDHLSMIENRNESELEAHLRRVVKHSGNLSGQKSDQGSEKCGVRGDDRMSKAKVSDILSEIFKKIGSKENTKEGLTELYEYKLKYSDADLEPFLKNTSQFFQSYVERGLRVIESEREGKTRIQGPTVIPQHGVDSSLSSNAEEVKPAVYYERLKILRQRQGLENTSRQGVGSTEEEPQQRAPISSLLSSKPAVASSTDMLHSKLSQLKESRELYQQEHNPAGHAHPRSSSPATNLDDLKKRLERIKSNRQ; translated from the exons ATGGGGGACGACAGCGAATGGATGAAGCTTCCTGTTGACCAGAAATGTGAACATAAG GTGTGGAAAGCCCGACTGAATGGCTACGAAGAAGCACTGAAGTTATTCCAGAGGATTGGAGATGAGAAGAGTCCAGAATGGGGGAAGTACTTGGGCCTGATAAAGAAGTTTGTCACAGACTCCAATGCGGTGGCGCAGCTCAAAGGCCTGGAGGCGGCGTTAGCCTTCGTTGAGAACGCTCACGTGGCTGGAAG GACCACAGGCGATGTGGTGTCAGGAGTGGTCACCAAGGTGTTCAACCAGCCCAAGGCACGAGCCAAGGAGCTGGGCATGGACATCTGCCTGATGTACATCGAGATCGAGAAGGCCGAGGTGGTCCAGGATGAGCTCCTCAAAGGTCTGGACAATAAGAACCCAAAGATCGTGGTGTCCTGCATCGAGACCATCAGGAAAGCGCTCGG CGAATATGGATCAAAGATCGTGACCCTGAAGCCGGTGGTCAAGGTTCTGCCGAAGCAGTTTGAGTCCAGAGAGAAGGCTGTCAGAGATGAAGCCAAGCTTCTGGCTGTCGAGATCTACAGGTGGATCAGAGATGCTCTCAGACCTTCACTGCAGAACATCAACTCTGTTCAG CttaaagagctggaggaggagtgggtCAAGCTGCCTCAGACCCCCCCCAAGCAGACCAGGTTCCTCCGCTCTCAGCAGGATCTGAAGGCCAAATTTGAACAGCAGCAAGCTCAAGGAGGAGACCAGTCCGACG GAGAAGACGAGATGGAAGCGGCAGCCGCCGTGGACCCTTATGAGCTGCTGGAAGCTGTGGAGATCCTTTCAAAGCTGCCCAAAGACTTCTATGAGAAAATA GAAGCTAAAAAGtggcaggagaggaaagaagccCTGGAAGCTGTAGAAGCTCTGGCCAAGAACCCCAAACTGGAGGGGGGCGACTACGGAGACCTCGTGAGAGCTCTGAAAAAG GTGGTGGGGAAAGATGCCAACGTGATGCTGGTTACCGTGGCAGCCAAGTGCCTGGCTGGACTGGCCGCCGGACTCAGGAAGAAGTTTGGCACTTATGCAGGACAG GTGGTTCCCACCATCTTGGAGAAGTTCAAGGAGAAGAAACCTCAGGTGGTCCAGGCGCTCCAGGAAGCCATCGACGCCATCTTCCTGACG ACCACCCTCCAGAACCTGTCCGAGGACATCCTTGCTGTGATGGACAACAAGAACCCGTCCATCAAGCAGCAGGCCTCTCTGTTCCTGGCCCGTTCCTTCAGACACTGCACTCAGTCCTCGTTGCCAAAGGGCCTCCTCAAacctctctgtgctgctctgatcAAG CAAGTGAACGACTCGGCATCAGAGGTGCGCGATGCTGCTTTTGAGGCCTTGGGGACGGCCATGAAGGTGGTCGGAGAGAAAGCTGTGAATCCATTCCTTGCTGACCTGGATAAGCTCAAGCTGGACAAG ATTAAAGAGTGTGCAGAGAAGGTCGAGCTTCCTGGAGGGAAGAAGGCggcctcagctggaggaggtgacagGAAGATGGCCTCCAAAGCTCCTCCTCCGGCGGCTGAAGCTCCGCCCAAATCCTCTGTTCCATCCAAGAAGCCCCAGAGTGCTTCCAGCAAG CCGTCAGCAGGTCCGGCGAAGAAGAGCAAGGCGGCGTCGGCGTCGGCCGGGAAACCCAAGAAAGGCTCTGACAGTAAAGAGGAGACGGAGTTGGCG CCGGAGGTGTGTGAAGAGCTGGCTGCTGCCGTTcttccagcttcctgtctgcagcagctggactctgCTAACTGGAAGGAGAGACTGGCCAGTATGGAGGAGTTTCAGAAG GCGGTGGAGACCATGGACGCCGGCGCCATGCCCTGCCAGGCTCTGGTCAAGATGCTGGCCAAGAAACCAGGCTGGAAGGAGACCAATTTCCAG GTGATGCAGTTGAAGCTGCGCGTGGTGGCCCTGGTCGCACAGAGGGGACAGTTCAGCAAGACCTCGGCGTCCTTGGTCCTGGAAGGGTTGGTGGATAAAGTCGGAGACGTCAAATGTGGAGGAAATGCCAAAGAGGGTCTGACTGCTATCGGGGAGGCCTGCTCGCTGCCCTGGACCGCCGAACAG GTGGTGTCTCTGGCGTTTGCACAGAAGAACCCCAAGAACCAGGCGGAGACGCTGACCTGGCTGGCCAACGCCATGAAGGAGTTCGGCTTTGCTGG CATCAACATGAAGCCTTTCCTCAACAACGTGAAGACGGCGCTGGGCGCCACCAACCCTGCCGTCCGCACGGCGGCCATCAGCCTGCTGGGAGTCATGTACCTCTACATGGGCGCTCCTCTACGCGTGTTCTTTGAAGACGAGAAATCCGCTCTTCTCTCTCAGATCGATGCAGAGTTTGAGAAG ATCCAGGGGCAGGCTCCACCGGCTCCGGTCCGGTTCACCAGGAAAGCCGTGAGTGAGGAGGAGGCTGGCgaagtggaggagcaggaagagggaggaggaggaggaggaggaggacaggacatcATGGACATGCTGCCCAGGACAGACGTCGG TGAAAAGATCACGTCTGAGCTGGTGTCTAAAATTGAGGACAAGAACTGGAAGATAAGGAAGGAGGGCCTAGATGAGGTCGTGGCCATCATCTCGGAGGCCAAGTTCATCACGGCCAACATTGGAGAGCTTCCTATGGCCCTGAAGGGACGCCTGGGCGACTCGAACAAGATCCTG GTCCAGCAGACCCTGaccatcctgcagcagctggctgcagcCATGGGACCTGGACTGAAGCAGCATGTGAAAGCTCTTGGAATTCCTGTCATCACTGTACTGGGAGACAGTAAG gcCAACGTCAGGGcggctgccatggcaaccctGCAGGTTTGGGTGCAGCACACCGGTATGAAGGATTGGCTGGAAGGAGAAGACCTTTCGGAGGAGCTGAAAAGGGAGAATCCCTTCCTACGACAGGAG GTTCTGGGCTGGTTAGCGGAGAAGCTGCCCACTCTGAGGGCAGCACCAGGGGACCTGATGCTGTGTGTTCCTCAGCTGTACGCCTGCCTGGAGGACAGAAACGGAGACGTGAGGAAGAAGGCTCAGGATGCTCTGCCAACCTTCATGATGCACCTGGGTTACGACAAGATGGCCAAGGCCACTGGGAAGCTCAAA ACTGCCTCCAAGGATCAGGTGGTAGCCATGTTGGAGAAGGCCAGAGCAGTGATGCCAGCAaagcctgctgctcctgctaaaGCTGGAGGGGCCAAAGGTCCGGCGGAGCCCAGCAGGGCTGCTTCAG cCTCCAGGTCTCAGGCAGCGGCTGAGGACACGGACAGTAAGCCTGACGTGAAGAAggtgcgaggaggaggaggaggaccggcAGCCAGGAAG GGCACCGCTGGGAAGAAGCCCGCAGCCAAAAACCTGAACGAGGAGGACCGGTCCGGACCCATCTTCACCCTCATCCCTAATGCCAAGGAACAGAGGATCAAAGAGGAGAAGCAACTCAAG ATTTTGAAGTGGAACTTCATGACTCCTCGAGACGAGTacgtggagcagctgaaggccCAGATGTCCACCTGCTTTGCAAAGTGGCTGCAGGATGAACTCTTCCACCTTGACTTCCAGAGACACGTCAAGGCCATCGGCCTGATGATTGAG CGCTTGGAGAGCGAGAGCGAAGCCACCATCAGCTGTCTGGACCTGATCCTGAAGTGGTTCACCCTGCGCTTCTTTGACACCAACACCACGGTCCTGATGAAGGTGCTGGAGtacctgaagctgctgtttgccATGTTGACCCGAGAGAATTATCACCTGACTGAGTACGaggccaactccttcctcccctaCCTCCTCCTGAAG GTGGGAGAGTCCAAGGATGTGGTTCGTAAAGATGTCCGGGCCATACTGACGATGTTGTGCAAAGTTTACCCCGCGTCCAAGGTCTTCCCTTTCCTCATGGACGGAACCAAGTCCAAGAATTCCAAACAGAGAGCAG aGTGTCTGGAGGAGTTGGGCTGTCTGATCGAAGGTTATGGGATGAACGTTTGTCAGCCCACACCTGCCAAGTGTCTGAAGGAGATCGCGGTGCACATCGGGGACAGGGACACGTCTGTCCGGAACGCTGCCCTGAACACCGTGGTGGCCGTGTACAACGTGTGCGGAGATCAAGTCTACAAACTCATCGGAAAC CTGTCGGAGAAGGACATGAGCATGCTGGAGGAGCGGATCAAGCGTTCGGCCAAGAAGACGCCCGCAGCTCCAGCCAAGCAGAGCGCCACCGAGAGGCCTCAGAGGGAACACCCAGCAAACCCCAACGCCACCTTCCTCCGCAAGCCTCAGCAAGAGGAGCCCAACAAGCTCAA ccaGGCCCGGCAGAACGCCGAACGCGAGTCCTCCCACCCGTCCATCCCCAAAGAGTTCCAGTTGGACCTGGACATGATTGAGATGGACCAGAGTCGAGTGTGCGAGCTGCCAGATCTGGTGCAGCACAAGCTGGACgagctgctggagcccatcATGATCCCAGAACCCAA GATGCGCTCCGTCTCGCCACACTTTGACGAGCTGCACAACAGCACGGCCTCCACCATCAACTTTGTCATCTCCCAGGTGGCGAGTGGTGACATCAACACCAGCATCCAGGCGCTGGCACAG ATCGACGAGGTGCTGCGGCAGGAGGACAAAGCGGAGGTGATGTCGGGACACATCGACCAGTTCCTCATCGCCACCTTCATGCAGCTGCGGCTCATCTACAGCACCCACATGGCCGACGAGCGCCTGGACAAGAGCGACATCATCAAACTGTACAGCTGCATCATCGGGAACATGCTGTCG CTCTTCTCCATGGAGGCCCTGGCCAGGGAGGCGTCCATGGGCGTGTTGAAGGACCTGATGCACGGCCTGATCACGCTGATGCTGGACGGCCGGGTGGAGGACATCAAGGACGGCCAGCAGGTCATCCGATCAGTCAACCTGCTGGTGATCAGAGTCCTGGAGAAGTCCGACCAGACCAACATGATGAG cgctCTGCTGATTCTACTTCAGGACAGTTTAATCACCACAGCTGGATCTCCCATGTTCTCTGAGCTGGTCATGAAG TGTCTGTGGAGGATGATCCGCTTCCTGCccaccaccatcgacagcatcAACCTGGACCGGATCCTGCTGGACGTCCACAACTTCATGAAGGTGTTCCCcaaggagaagctgaagcagctgaagagcGACGTTCCTCACAGAACCCTCAAGACTCTGTTGCACACTCTGTGCAAGCTGACAGGGGCCAag ATCCTCGACCACCTGTCCATGATCGAGAACCGTAACGAGTCGGAGCTGGAGGCGCACCTGAGGCGGGTCGTCAAACATTCCGGAAACCTGTCGGGACAGAAGAGCGACCAGGGCAGCGAGAAGTGCGGCGTGCGCGGG GACGATCGCATGTCCAAGGCCAAGGTCAGCGACATCCTGTCGGAGATCTTTAAGAAGATCGGTTCCAAGGAGAACACCAAAGAG gGCCTGACGGAGCTGTACGAGTACAAGCTAAAGTACTCGGACGCAGATCTGGAGCCCTTCCTCAAAAACACCTCGCAGTTCTTCCAGAGCTACGTGGAACGAGGACTGAGGGTCATCGAGTCGGAGAGAGAGGGCAAGACCCGGATCCAGGGCCCCACAG tGATCCCTCAGCATGGCGTGGACTCCAGCCTGAGCAGCAACGCTGAGGAGGTGAAACCAGCCGTTTACTACGAGAGGCTGAAGATCCTGCGGCAGcgacagggcctggagaacacgTCCAGG caGGGGGTCGGGAGCACGGAGGAGGAGCCTCAGCAGAGAGCTCCCATTTCCTCCCTGCTGTCGTCCAAGCCGGCGGTGGCGTCCTCCACCGACATGCTGCACAGCAAACTGTCTCAGCTGAAGGAGTCCCGAGAGCTTTACCAGCAGGAGCACAACCCcgcaggccacgcccacccccGCTCCAGCTCACCTGCCACCAACCTGGACGACCTGAAGAAACGTCTGGAGAGAATAAAGAGCAACcggcagtga